In Pongo abelii isolate AG06213 chromosome 5, NHGRI_mPonAbe1-v2.0_pri, whole genome shotgun sequence, a single genomic region encodes these proteins:
- the BAG6 gene encoding large proline-rich protein BAG6 isoform X11, protein MEPSDSTSTAVEEPDSLEVLVKTLDSQTRTFIVGAQMNVKEFKEHIAASVSIPSEKQRLIYQGRVLQDDKKLQEYNVGGKVIHLVERAPPQTQLPSGASSGTGSASATHGGGPPPGTRGPGASVHDRNANSYVMVGTFNLPSDGSAVDVHINMEQAPIQSEPRVRLVMAQHMIRDIQTLLSRMECRGGPQPQHSQPPPQPPAVTPEPVALSSQTSEPVESETPPREPMEAEEVEERAPAQNPELTPGPAPAGPTPAAETNAPNHPSPAEYVEVLQELQRLESRLQPFLQRYYEVLGVAATTDYNNNHEGREEDQRLINLVGESLRLLGNTFVALSDLRCNLACAPPRHLHVVRPMSHYTTPMVLQQAAIPIQINVGTTVTMTGNGTRPPPTPNAEAPPPGPGQASSVAPSSTNVESSAEGAPPPGPAPPPATSHPRVIRISHQSVEPVVMMHMNIQDSGTQPGGVPSAPTGPLGPPGHGQTLGSTLIQLPSLPPEFMHAVAHQITHQAMVAAVASAAAGQQVPGFPTAPTRVVIARPTPPQARPSHPGGPPVSGTLGAGLGTNASLAQMVSGLVGQLLMQPVLVAQGTPGMAPPPAPATASASAGTTNTATTAGPAPGGPAQPPPAPQPSTADLQFSQLLGNLLGPAGPGAGGPGVASPTITVAMPGVPAFLQGVTDFLQATQTAPPPPPPPPPPPPAPEQQTMPPPGSPSGGAGSPGGLGLESLSPEFFTSVVQGVLSSLLGSLGARAGSSESIAAFIQRLSGSSNIFEPGADGALGFFGALLSLLCQNFSMVDVVMLLHGHFQPLQRLQPQLRSFFHQHYLGGQEPTPSNIRMATHTLITGLEEYVRESFSLVQVQPGVDIIRTNLEFLQEQFNSIAAHVLHCTDSGFGARLLELCNQGLFECLALNLHCLGGQQMELAAVINGRIRRMSRGVNPSLVSWLTTMMGLRLQVVLEHMPVGPDAILRYVRRVGDPPQPLPEEPMEVQGAERASPEPQRENASPAPGTTAEEAMSRGPPPAPEGGSRDEQDGASAETEPWAAAVPPEWVPIIQQDIQSQRKVKPQPPLSDAYLSGMPAKRRKLRSDIQKRLQEDPNYSPQRFPNAQRAFADDP, encoded by the exons ATGGAGCCTAGTGATAGTACCAGTACCGCTGTGGAGGAGCCTGACAGCTTGGAGGTGTTGGTGAAGACCCTGGACTCTCAAACTCGGACCTTTATTGTGGGGGCCCAG atgAATGTAAAAGAGTTTAAGGAGCACATTGCTGCCTCTGTCAGCATCCCATCTGAAAAACAACGGCTCATTTACCAGGGACGGGTTCTGCAAGATGATAAGAAGCTTCAGGAATACA ATGTTGGGGGAAAGGTTATCCACCTGGTGGAACGGGCTCCTCCTCAGACTCAGCTCCCTTCTGGGGCATCTTCTGGGACGGGGTCTGCCTCAGCCACTCATGGTGGGGGACCCCCGCCTGGTACTCGGGGGCCTGGGGCCTCTGTTCATGACCGGAATGCCAACAGCTATGTCATGGTTGGAACCTTCAATCTTCCT AGTGACGGCTCTGCTGTGGATGTTCACATCAACATGGAACAGGCCCCGATTCAG AGTGAGCCCCGGGTACGGCTGGTGATGGCTCAGCATATGATCAGGGATATACAGACCTTACTATCCCGGATGGAG TGTCGAGGAGGGCCCCAACCGCAGCACAGTCAGCCGCCCCCGCAGCCACCAGCTGTGACCCCGGAGCCAGTAGCCTTGAGCTCTCAAACATCAGAACCAGTTGAAAGTGAAACACCTCCCCGGGAGCCCATGGAGGCAGAAGAAGTGGAGGAGCGTGCCCCAGCCCAGAACCCGGAGCTCACTCCTGGCCCAGCCCCAGCGGGCCCAACACCTGCCGCGGAAACAAACGCACCCAA CCATCCTTCCCCTGCGGAGTATGTCGAGGTGCTCCAGGAGCTACAGCGGCTGGAGAGTCGCCTCCAGCCCTTCTTGCAGCGCTACTATGAGGTTCTGGGTGTTGCTGCTACCACGGACTACAATAACAAT CACGAGGGCCGGGAGGAGGATCAGCGGTTGATCAACTTGGTAGGGGAGAGCCTGCGACTGCTGGGCAACACCTTTGTGGCACTGTCTGACCTGCGCTGCAATCTGGCCTGCGCGCCCCCACGACACCTGCATGTGGTGCGGCCTATGTCTCACTACACCACCCCCATGGTGCTCCAGCAGGCGGCCATTCCCATACAG ATCAATGTGGGAACCACTGTGACCATGACAGGAAATGGGACTCGGCCCCCCCCAACTCCCAATGCAGAGGCACCTCCCCCTGGTCCTGGGCAGGCCTCATCCGTGGCTCCGTCTTCTACCAATGTCGAGTCCTCAGCTGAGGGGGCTCCCCCGCCAGGTCCAGCTCCCCCGCCAGCTACCAGCCACCCGAGGGTCATCCGGATTTCCCACCAGAGTGTGGAACCCGTGGTTATGATGCACATGAACATTCAAG ATTCTGGCACACAGCCTGGTGGTGTTCCGAGTGCTCCCACTGGCCCCCTGGGACCCCCTGGTCATGGCCAAACCCTGG GCTCCACCCTCATCCAGCTGCCCTCCCTGCCCCCTGAGTTCATGCACGCCGTCGCCCACCAGATCACTCATCAGGCCATGGTGGCAGCTGTTGCCTCCGCGGCCGCAG GACAGCAGGTGCCAGGCTTCCCAACAGCTCCAACCCGGGTGGTGATTGCCCGGCCCACTCCTCCACAGGCTCGGCCTTCCCATCCTGGAGGGCCCCCAGTCTCTGGGACACTG GGCGCCGGTCTGGGTACCAATGCCTCGTTGGCCCAGATGGTGAGCGGCCTTGTGGGGCAGCTTCTTATGCAGCCAGTCCTTGTGG CTCAGGGGACCCCAGGTATGGCTCCACCGCCAGCCCCTGCCACTGCTTCCGCCAGTGCTGGCACCACCAACACAGCTACCACAGCTGGGCCTGCTCCTGGGGGGCCTGCCCAGCCTCCACCCGCCCCTCAACCCTCCACGGCTGATCTTCAGTTCTCTCAGCTTCTGGGGAACCTGCTTGGGCCTGCagggccaggggctggagggcctGGTGTGGCTTCTCCCACCATCACTGTGGCGATGCCTGGTGTCCCTGCCTTTCTCCAGGGTGTCACTGACTTCTTGCAG GCAACACAGACAGcccctccaccacccccacctcctccacccccaccacctgCCCCAGAGCAGCAGACCATGCCCCCACCAGGCTCCCCTTCTGGTGGTGCAGGGAGTCCTGGAGGCCTGGGTCTTGAGAGCCTGTCACCGGAGTTTTTTACCTCAGTGGTGCAGGGTGTGCTCAGCTCCCTGCTGGGCTCCTTGGGGGCTCGGGCTGGCAGCAGTGAAAGTATTGCTGCCTTCATACAACGCCTCAGTGGATCCAGCAACATCTTTGAGCCTGGAGCCGATGGGGCCCTTG GATTCTTTGGGGCCCTGCTCTCTCTTTTGTGCCAGAACTTCTCTATGGTGGATGTAGTGATGCTTCTTCATGGGCATTTCCAGCCACTACAACGGCTCCAGCCCCAACTGCGATCTTTCTTCCACCAGCACTACTTGGGTGGTCAGGAGCCCACACCCAGTAACATCCGG ATGGCAACCCACACATTGATCACAGGGCTAGAAGAGTATGTGCGGGAGAGTTTT TCCTTGGTGCAGGTTCAGCCAGGTGTGGACATCATCCGGACAAACCTGGAATTTCTCCAAGAGCAGTTTAATAGCATTGCTGCTCATGTGCTGCATTGCACAG ATAGTGGATTTGGGGCCCGGTTGCTGGAGTTGTGTAACCAAGGCCTGTTTGAATGCCTGGCCCTGAACCTGCACTGCTTGGGGGGACAGCAGATGGAGCTTGCTGCTGTTATCAATGGCCGAATT CGTCGTATGTCTCGTGGGGTGAATCCCTCCTTGGTGAGCTGGCTGACCACTATGATGGGACTGAGGCTTCAGGTGGTACTGGagcacatgcctgtaggcccCGATGCCATTCTCAGATACGTTCGCAGGGTTGGTGATCCCCCCCAG CCACTTCCTGAGGAGCCAATGGAAGTTCAGGGAGCAGAAAGAGCTTCCCCTGAGCCTCAG CGGGAGAAtgcttccccagcccctggaacAACAGCAGAAGAGGCCATGTCCCGAGGTCCACCTCCTGCTCCTGAGGGGGGCTCCCGGGATGAACAGGATGGAGCTTCAGCTGAGACAGAACCTTGGGCAGCTGCAGTCCCCCCA GAATGGGTCCCTATTATCCAGCAGGACATTCAGAGCCAGCGGAAGGTGAAACCACAGCCCCCTCTGAGTGATGCCTACCTCAGTGGTATGCCTGCCAAGAGACGCAAG ctCCGGTCTGATATACAAAAACGGCTGCAGGAAGACCCCAACTACAGTCCCCAGCGCTTCCCCAATGCCCAGCGGGCCTTTGCTGATGATCCTTAG
- the BAG6 gene encoding large proline-rich protein BAG6 isoform X9 has translation MGTGVNVDLSAMEPSDSTSTAVEEPDSLEVLVKTLDSQTRTFIVGAQMNVKEFKEHIAASVSIPSEKQRLIYQGRVLQDDKKLQEYNVGGKVIHLVERAPPQTQLPSGASSGTGSASATHGGGPPPGTRGPGASVHDRNANSYVMVGTFNLPSDGSAVDVHINMEQAPIQSEPRVRLVMAQHMIRDIQTLLSRMECRGGPQPQHSQPPPQPPAVTPEPVALSSQTSEPVESETPPREPMEAEEVEERAPAQNPELTPGPAPAGPTPAAETNAPNHPSPAEYVEVLQELQRLESRLQPFLQRYYEVLGVAATTDYNNNHEGREEDQRLINLVGESLRLLGNTFVALSDLRCNLACAPPRHLHVVRPMSHYTTPMVLQQAAIPIQINVGTTVTMTGNGTRPPPTPNAEAPPPGPGQASSVAPSSTNVESSAEGAPPPGPAPPPATSHPRVIRISHQSVEPVVMMHMNIQDSGTQPGGVPSAPTGPLGPPGHGQTLGQQVPGFPTAPTRVVIARPTPPQARPSHPGGPPVSGTLGAGLGTNASLAQMVSGLVGQLLMQPVLVAQGTPGMAPPPAPATASASAGTTNTATTAGPAPGGPAQPPPAPQPSTADLQFSQLLGNLLGPAGPGAGGPGVASPTITVAMPGVPAFLQGVTDFLQATQTAPPPPPPPPPPPPAPEQQTMPPPGSPSGGAGSPGGLGLESLSPEFFTSVVQGVLSSLLGSLGARAGSSESIAAFIQRLSGSSNIFEPGADGALGFFGALLSLLCQNFSMVDVVMLLHGHFQPLQRLQPQLRSFFHQHYLGGQEPTPSNIRMATHTLITGLEEYVRESFSLVQVQPGVDIIRTNLEFLQEQFNSIAAHVLHCTDSGFGARLLELCNQGLFECLALNLHCLGGQQMELAAVINGRIRRMSRGVNPSLVSWLTTMMGLRLQVVLEHMPVGPDAILRYVRRVGDPPQPLPEEPMEVQGAERASPEPQRENASPAPGTTAEEAMSRGPPPAPEGGSRDEQDGASAETEPWAAAVPPEWVPIIQQDIQSQRKVKPQPPLSDAYLSGMPAKRRKTMQGEGPQLLLSEAVSRAAKAAGARPLTSPESLSRDLEAPEVQESYRQQLRSDIQKRLQEDPNYSPQRFPNAQRAFADDP, from the exons ATGGGGAcaggtgtgaatgt AGACCTGTCGGCCATGGAGCCTAGTGATAGTACCAGTACCGCTGTGGAGGAGCCTGACAGCTTGGAGGTGTTGGTGAAGACCCTGGACTCTCAAACTCGGACCTTTATTGTGGGGGCCCAG atgAATGTAAAAGAGTTTAAGGAGCACATTGCTGCCTCTGTCAGCATCCCATCTGAAAAACAACGGCTCATTTACCAGGGACGGGTTCTGCAAGATGATAAGAAGCTTCAGGAATACA ATGTTGGGGGAAAGGTTATCCACCTGGTGGAACGGGCTCCTCCTCAGACTCAGCTCCCTTCTGGGGCATCTTCTGGGACGGGGTCTGCCTCAGCCACTCATGGTGGGGGACCCCCGCCTGGTACTCGGGGGCCTGGGGCCTCTGTTCATGACCGGAATGCCAACAGCTATGTCATGGTTGGAACCTTCAATCTTCCT AGTGACGGCTCTGCTGTGGATGTTCACATCAACATGGAACAGGCCCCGATTCAG AGTGAGCCCCGGGTACGGCTGGTGATGGCTCAGCATATGATCAGGGATATACAGACCTTACTATCCCGGATGGAG TGTCGAGGAGGGCCCCAACCGCAGCACAGTCAGCCGCCCCCGCAGCCACCAGCTGTGACCCCGGAGCCAGTAGCCTTGAGCTCTCAAACATCAGAACCAGTTGAAAGTGAAACACCTCCCCGGGAGCCCATGGAGGCAGAAGAAGTGGAGGAGCGTGCCCCAGCCCAGAACCCGGAGCTCACTCCTGGCCCAGCCCCAGCGGGCCCAACACCTGCCGCGGAAACAAACGCACCCAA CCATCCTTCCCCTGCGGAGTATGTCGAGGTGCTCCAGGAGCTACAGCGGCTGGAGAGTCGCCTCCAGCCCTTCTTGCAGCGCTACTATGAGGTTCTGGGTGTTGCTGCTACCACGGACTACAATAACAAT CACGAGGGCCGGGAGGAGGATCAGCGGTTGATCAACTTGGTAGGGGAGAGCCTGCGACTGCTGGGCAACACCTTTGTGGCACTGTCTGACCTGCGCTGCAATCTGGCCTGCGCGCCCCCACGACACCTGCATGTGGTGCGGCCTATGTCTCACTACACCACCCCCATGGTGCTCCAGCAGGCGGCCATTCCCATACAG ATCAATGTGGGAACCACTGTGACCATGACAGGAAATGGGACTCGGCCCCCCCCAACTCCCAATGCAGAGGCACCTCCCCCTGGTCCTGGGCAGGCCTCATCCGTGGCTCCGTCTTCTACCAATGTCGAGTCCTCAGCTGAGGGGGCTCCCCCGCCAGGTCCAGCTCCCCCGCCAGCTACCAGCCACCCGAGGGTCATCCGGATTTCCCACCAGAGTGTGGAACCCGTGGTTATGATGCACATGAACATTCAAG ATTCTGGCACACAGCCTGGTGGTGTTCCGAGTGCTCCCACTGGCCCCCTGGGACCCCCTGGTCATGGCCAAACCCTGG GACAGCAGGTGCCAGGCTTCCCAACAGCTCCAACCCGGGTGGTGATTGCCCGGCCCACTCCTCCACAGGCTCGGCCTTCCCATCCTGGAGGGCCCCCAGTCTCTGGGACACTG GGCGCCGGTCTGGGTACCAATGCCTCGTTGGCCCAGATGGTGAGCGGCCTTGTGGGGCAGCTTCTTATGCAGCCAGTCCTTGTGG CTCAGGGGACCCCAGGTATGGCTCCACCGCCAGCCCCTGCCACTGCTTCCGCCAGTGCTGGCACCACCAACACAGCTACCACAGCTGGGCCTGCTCCTGGGGGGCCTGCCCAGCCTCCACCCGCCCCTCAACCCTCCACGGCTGATCTTCAGTTCTCTCAGCTTCTGGGGAACCTGCTTGGGCCTGCagggccaggggctggagggcctGGTGTGGCTTCTCCCACCATCACTGTGGCGATGCCTGGTGTCCCTGCCTTTCTCCAGGGTGTCACTGACTTCTTGCAG GCAACACAGACAGcccctccaccacccccacctcctccacccccaccacctgCCCCAGAGCAGCAGACCATGCCCCCACCAGGCTCCCCTTCTGGTGGTGCAGGGAGTCCTGGAGGCCTGGGTCTTGAGAGCCTGTCACCGGAGTTTTTTACCTCAGTGGTGCAGGGTGTGCTCAGCTCCCTGCTGGGCTCCTTGGGGGCTCGGGCTGGCAGCAGTGAAAGTATTGCTGCCTTCATACAACGCCTCAGTGGATCCAGCAACATCTTTGAGCCTGGAGCCGATGGGGCCCTTG GATTCTTTGGGGCCCTGCTCTCTCTTTTGTGCCAGAACTTCTCTATGGTGGATGTAGTGATGCTTCTTCATGGGCATTTCCAGCCACTACAACGGCTCCAGCCCCAACTGCGATCTTTCTTCCACCAGCACTACTTGGGTGGTCAGGAGCCCACACCCAGTAACATCCGG ATGGCAACCCACACATTGATCACAGGGCTAGAAGAGTATGTGCGGGAGAGTTTT TCCTTGGTGCAGGTTCAGCCAGGTGTGGACATCATCCGGACAAACCTGGAATTTCTCCAAGAGCAGTTTAATAGCATTGCTGCTCATGTGCTGCATTGCACAG ATAGTGGATTTGGGGCCCGGTTGCTGGAGTTGTGTAACCAAGGCCTGTTTGAATGCCTGGCCCTGAACCTGCACTGCTTGGGGGGACAGCAGATGGAGCTTGCTGCTGTTATCAATGGCCGAATT CGTCGTATGTCTCGTGGGGTGAATCCCTCCTTGGTGAGCTGGCTGACCACTATGATGGGACTGAGGCTTCAGGTGGTACTGGagcacatgcctgtaggcccCGATGCCATTCTCAGATACGTTCGCAGGGTTGGTGATCCCCCCCAG CCACTTCCTGAGGAGCCAATGGAAGTTCAGGGAGCAGAAAGAGCTTCCCCTGAGCCTCAG CGGGAGAAtgcttccccagcccctggaacAACAGCAGAAGAGGCCATGTCCCGAGGTCCACCTCCTGCTCCTGAGGGGGGCTCCCGGGATGAACAGGATGGAGCTTCAGCTGAGACAGAACCTTGGGCAGCTGCAGTCCCCCCA GAATGGGTCCCTATTATCCAGCAGGACATTCAGAGCCAGCGGAAGGTGAAACCACAGCCCCCTCTGAGTGATGCCTACCTCAGTGGTATGCCTGCCAAGAGACGCAAG ACGATGCAGGGTGAGGGCCCCCAGCTGCTTCTCTCAGAGGCTGTGAGCCGGGCAGCTAAGGCAGCCGGAGCTCGGCCCCTGACGAGCCCCGAGAGCCTGAGCCGGGACCTGGAGGCACCAGAGGTTCAGGAGAGCTACAGGCAGCAG ctCCGGTCTGATATACAAAAACGGCTGCAGGAAGACCCCAACTACAGTCCCCAGCGCTTCCCCAATGCCCAGCGGGCCTTTGCTGATGATCCTTAG
- the BAG6 gene encoding large proline-rich protein BAG6 isoform X7 → MEPSDSTSTAVEEPDSLEVLVKTLDSQTRTFIVGAQMNVKEFKEHIAASVSIPSEKQRLIYQGRVLQDDKKLQEYNVGGKVIHLVERAPPQTQLPSGASSGTGSASATHGGGPPPGTRGPGASVHDRNANSYVMVGTFNLPSDGSAVDVHINMEQAPIQSEPRVRLVMAQHMIRDIQTLLSRMECRGGPQPQHSQPPPQPPAVTPEPVALSSQTSEPVESETPPREPMEAEEVEERAPAQNPELTPGPAPAGPTPAAETNAPNHPSPAEYVEVLQELQRLESRLQPFLQRYYEVLGVAATTDYNNNHEGREEDQRLINLVGESLRLLGNTFVALSDLRCNLACAPPRHLHVVRPMSHYTTPMVLQQAAIPIQINVGTTVTMTGNGTRPPPTPNAEAPPPGPGQASSVAPSSTNVESSAEGAPPPGPAPPPATSHPRVIRISHQSVEPVVMMHMNIQDSGTQPGGVPSAPTGPLGPPGHGQTLGQQVPGFPTAPTRVVIARPTPPQARPSHPGGPPVSGTLQGAGLGTNASLAQMVSGLVGQLLMQPVLVAQGTPGMAPPPAPATASASAGTTNTATTAGPAPGGPAQPPPAPQPSTADLQFSQLLGNLLGPAGPGAGGPGVASPTITVAMPGVPAFLQGVTDFLQATQTAPPPPPPPPPPPPAPEQQTMPPPGSPSGGAGSPGGLGLESLSPEFFTSVVQGVLSSLLGSLGARAGSSESIAAFIQRLSGSSNIFEPGADGALGFFGALLSLLCQNFSMVDVVMLLHGHFQPLQRLQPQLRSFFHQHYLGGQEPTPSNIRMATHTLITGLEEYVRESFSLVQVQPGVDIIRTNLEFLQEQFNSIAAHVLHCTDSGFGARLLELCNQGLFECLALNLHCLGGQQMELAAVINGRIRRMSRGVNPSLVSWLTTMMGLRLQVVLEHMPVGPDAILRYVRRVGDPPQPLPEEPMEVQGAERASPEPQRENASPAPGTTAEEAMSRGPPPAPEGGSRDEQDGASAETEPWAAAVPPEWVPIIQQDIQSQRKVKPQPPLSDAYLSGMPAKRRKTMQGEGPQLLLSEAVSRAAKAAGARPLTSPESLSRDLEAPEVQESYRQQLRSDIQKRLQEDPNYSPQRFPNAQRAFADDP, encoded by the exons ATGGAGCCTAGTGATAGTACCAGTACCGCTGTGGAGGAGCCTGACAGCTTGGAGGTGTTGGTGAAGACCCTGGACTCTCAAACTCGGACCTTTATTGTGGGGGCCCAG atgAATGTAAAAGAGTTTAAGGAGCACATTGCTGCCTCTGTCAGCATCCCATCTGAAAAACAACGGCTCATTTACCAGGGACGGGTTCTGCAAGATGATAAGAAGCTTCAGGAATACA ATGTTGGGGGAAAGGTTATCCACCTGGTGGAACGGGCTCCTCCTCAGACTCAGCTCCCTTCTGGGGCATCTTCTGGGACGGGGTCTGCCTCAGCCACTCATGGTGGGGGACCCCCGCCTGGTACTCGGGGGCCTGGGGCCTCTGTTCATGACCGGAATGCCAACAGCTATGTCATGGTTGGAACCTTCAATCTTCCT AGTGACGGCTCTGCTGTGGATGTTCACATCAACATGGAACAGGCCCCGATTCAG AGTGAGCCCCGGGTACGGCTGGTGATGGCTCAGCATATGATCAGGGATATACAGACCTTACTATCCCGGATGGAG TGTCGAGGAGGGCCCCAACCGCAGCACAGTCAGCCGCCCCCGCAGCCACCAGCTGTGACCCCGGAGCCAGTAGCCTTGAGCTCTCAAACATCAGAACCAGTTGAAAGTGAAACACCTCCCCGGGAGCCCATGGAGGCAGAAGAAGTGGAGGAGCGTGCCCCAGCCCAGAACCCGGAGCTCACTCCTGGCCCAGCCCCAGCGGGCCCAACACCTGCCGCGGAAACAAACGCACCCAA CCATCCTTCCCCTGCGGAGTATGTCGAGGTGCTCCAGGAGCTACAGCGGCTGGAGAGTCGCCTCCAGCCCTTCTTGCAGCGCTACTATGAGGTTCTGGGTGTTGCTGCTACCACGGACTACAATAACAAT CACGAGGGCCGGGAGGAGGATCAGCGGTTGATCAACTTGGTAGGGGAGAGCCTGCGACTGCTGGGCAACACCTTTGTGGCACTGTCTGACCTGCGCTGCAATCTGGCCTGCGCGCCCCCACGACACCTGCATGTGGTGCGGCCTATGTCTCACTACACCACCCCCATGGTGCTCCAGCAGGCGGCCATTCCCATACAG ATCAATGTGGGAACCACTGTGACCATGACAGGAAATGGGACTCGGCCCCCCCCAACTCCCAATGCAGAGGCACCTCCCCCTGGTCCTGGGCAGGCCTCATCCGTGGCTCCGTCTTCTACCAATGTCGAGTCCTCAGCTGAGGGGGCTCCCCCGCCAGGTCCAGCTCCCCCGCCAGCTACCAGCCACCCGAGGGTCATCCGGATTTCCCACCAGAGTGTGGAACCCGTGGTTATGATGCACATGAACATTCAAG ATTCTGGCACACAGCCTGGTGGTGTTCCGAGTGCTCCCACTGGCCCCCTGGGACCCCCTGGTCATGGCCAAACCCTGG GACAGCAGGTGCCAGGCTTCCCAACAGCTCCAACCCGGGTGGTGATTGCCCGGCCCACTCCTCCACAGGCTCGGCCTTCCCATCCTGGAGGGCCCCCAGTCTCTGGGACACTG CAGGGCGCCGGTCTGGGTACCAATGCCTCGTTGGCCCAGATGGTGAGCGGCCTTGTGGGGCAGCTTCTTATGCAGCCAGTCCTTGTGG CTCAGGGGACCCCAGGTATGGCTCCACCGCCAGCCCCTGCCACTGCTTCCGCCAGTGCTGGCACCACCAACACAGCTACCACAGCTGGGCCTGCTCCTGGGGGGCCTGCCCAGCCTCCACCCGCCCCTCAACCCTCCACGGCTGATCTTCAGTTCTCTCAGCTTCTGGGGAACCTGCTTGGGCCTGCagggccaggggctggagggcctGGTGTGGCTTCTCCCACCATCACTGTGGCGATGCCTGGTGTCCCTGCCTTTCTCCAGGGTGTCACTGACTTCTTGCAG GCAACACAGACAGcccctccaccacccccacctcctccacccccaccacctgCCCCAGAGCAGCAGACCATGCCCCCACCAGGCTCCCCTTCTGGTGGTGCAGGGAGTCCTGGAGGCCTGGGTCTTGAGAGCCTGTCACCGGAGTTTTTTACCTCAGTGGTGCAGGGTGTGCTCAGCTCCCTGCTGGGCTCCTTGGGGGCTCGGGCTGGCAGCAGTGAAAGTATTGCTGCCTTCATACAACGCCTCAGTGGATCCAGCAACATCTTTGAGCCTGGAGCCGATGGGGCCCTTG GATTCTTTGGGGCCCTGCTCTCTCTTTTGTGCCAGAACTTCTCTATGGTGGATGTAGTGATGCTTCTTCATGGGCATTTCCAGCCACTACAACGGCTCCAGCCCCAACTGCGATCTTTCTTCCACCAGCACTACTTGGGTGGTCAGGAGCCCACACCCAGTAACATCCGG ATGGCAACCCACACATTGATCACAGGGCTAGAAGAGTATGTGCGGGAGAGTTTT TCCTTGGTGCAGGTTCAGCCAGGTGTGGACATCATCCGGACAAACCTGGAATTTCTCCAAGAGCAGTTTAATAGCATTGCTGCTCATGTGCTGCATTGCACAG ATAGTGGATTTGGGGCCCGGTTGCTGGAGTTGTGTAACCAAGGCCTGTTTGAATGCCTGGCCCTGAACCTGCACTGCTTGGGGGGACAGCAGATGGAGCTTGCTGCTGTTATCAATGGCCGAATT CGTCGTATGTCTCGTGGGGTGAATCCCTCCTTGGTGAGCTGGCTGACCACTATGATGGGACTGAGGCTTCAGGTGGTACTGGagcacatgcctgtaggcccCGATGCCATTCTCAGATACGTTCGCAGGGTTGGTGATCCCCCCCAG CCACTTCCTGAGGAGCCAATGGAAGTTCAGGGAGCAGAAAGAGCTTCCCCTGAGCCTCAG CGGGAGAAtgcttccccagcccctggaacAACAGCAGAAGAGGCCATGTCCCGAGGTCCACCTCCTGCTCCTGAGGGGGGCTCCCGGGATGAACAGGATGGAGCTTCAGCTGAGACAGAACCTTGGGCAGCTGCAGTCCCCCCA GAATGGGTCCCTATTATCCAGCAGGACATTCAGAGCCAGCGGAAGGTGAAACCACAGCCCCCTCTGAGTGATGCCTACCTCAGTGGTATGCCTGCCAAGAGACGCAAG ACGATGCAGGGTGAGGGCCCCCAGCTGCTTCTCTCAGAGGCTGTGAGCCGGGCAGCTAAGGCAGCCGGAGCTCGGCCCCTGACGAGCCCCGAGAGCCTGAGCCGGGACCTGGAGGCACCAGAGGTTCAGGAGAGCTACAGGCAGCAG ctCCGGTCTGATATACAAAAACGGCTGCAGGAAGACCCCAACTACAGTCCCCAGCGCTTCCCCAATGCCCAGCGGGCCTTTGCTGATGATCCTTAG